The genomic interval TACTTTTTAATGCCGACCAGAAAATCTCATTTGCACAATTGTTATGGGATAAAGTAGCAGGGAAACACAACTTCTTATTCGGAGCACCGTTCCGCTATACTTTTTACAATGACAACACGCCCGCAACCAGGTATTCGGATGGAAGAGATCATGCGGACCAAACCTTCCTTCCGGGGGTTTTTGTACAGGATGAAATCAAGATGGGTTCTCATGCGTTGCTGCTAGGTGCGAGATATGATTACAATAGCCGTCACGGGAGTATTTTCACACCCAGACTGGCCTATAAAATAAAGTTAAACCAGACCGATGTAGTTCGTCTTAACATTGGACGTGGTTTCCGTATTGTTAATTTATTTACCGAGGATCACGCTGCGCTTACGGGTTCAAGGCAGGTTATTGTCAGAGAGAAACTGAATCCGGAACAGAGCTGGAATGCAAATATCAATTTTGTAAAAAAGATCGTTACCGGAAATTCCTTTGTTGGTTTCGATGCTTCTGTTTTTTATACTTACTTCACCAACCGCATTTTACCAGATTATGATACTGATCCGAATCTGATTATTTATGATAACCTGAATGGATATGCAGTTTCAAAAGGAATTAGCCTGAATCTGGACTTTAATTTCTCATTTCCCTTAAAAATTATTGCCGGAGGTACGTTTATGGATAATTTCCAGAGCGAGAACGGTATTAAATTCCGGCCTGTATTAACTGAAAAGTTTACCGGAATCTGGGCTGTTTCTTATGAAATTCAAAAAGCGGGTATATCGTTTGATTATACAGGGAATATTTATGGCCCGATGCGCCTGCCATTATTGAGTGAAAACGATCCGCGCGCTGCGATATCCCCAATATGGTCGCTGCAAAATATACAGGTAACGAAGAAATTCCCTAACGGGCTGGAATTCTATGGCGGAGTAAAAAACCTGCTTAATTTCACGCCTCCTGCGAACTCCATTGCAAGGTCTTTTGATCCGTTTGATAAAAACGTAACCTTTGATCCTCAGGGACAAGTAGTGTCAACGCCGGACAATCCAAACCGCTTAACTTTTGATCCATCCTATGTTTTTGCACCCAATCAGGGGATCAGAGGATTCGCAGGTTTCAGGTATACTTTCCACTAAAAATTACATTAAATTTTACGGAAAAATTCATTTTTCAAAATGGTTTATATAACTATTCGGGGATGAAAAACATTTATTATACTGATATTCATTGCATTGAATAATGATTGATTGTATATTTGTAGCGTCAATATAAAAAACACTACATAACTATGGCATTAACTAAGCAATTTGTAAAAAGTAAATCTGTTTACAAAGTTACATTTACAGTACCTGCAGAAGCAGCAGTTGAAACAAAAAAAGTAGCGCTTGTAGGTGAATTTAACGGATGGAATCCGGAGGAAGGCATCGCTTTGAAAAAACAAAAAGACGGTTCATTTAAAGGAACTCTTGAACTTGGTGCAGGAGAATACCAGTTCAAATATATCCTTGACGATGCAAAATGGGAAAACGACTGGGAAGCCGATAAATACGTTCCTGCCGGTGTAGATGCTACTGCTGAAAACTCGGTAGTTGTGTTGTAAAAACGGTTAAACGGTTAAACGGTTAAACGGTTAAACGGTTAAAGGAAAATGGCCTGGTATGGTTTATACTGGTCATTTTCCTTTTTTATTTTAAAGTAACCGAAAAGCTAACATTGCGACGGACCGAGCTAATTACATTGCAAAGTTATCGCTGTCAACGTAAGCTTTGATGAGAGCGGTTTCTCCCTCTTTTCCTTTTTGGGAAACGCCATGCTCCATTCCCATGATGAATGATTTATTTTCTTTTTTGCTACGGTCGTAGATATACTTAAATATATTTTTATAGTTGATTTCTCCCGTGGTCGGCTCATTGCGGCCTGGTTCGTCTCCTATCTGAAAATAATCAATTTCACTCCAGGTCATGTCAATATTGTGAATAAGACGGCCTTCGTTTTTTTGCATGTGGTAAATGTCGTACAGTATTTTACAAGATTTACTGTTTACGCCACGGCAAATTTCGTAAGTCTGATCGGAAGTACGTAAAAACAAATTAGGGGAATCACTCAGTGGTTCCAGAACCATTACCAGTCCGGCCGGTTCCAATATTTCTGCCCCACGGCGAAGTGCATCAATTACATGTCCGGTTTGTACTCCAATCGGCAGATTACGTTCGAAATCACCAGGTACAACTGTCATCCATTTGGCGTTGACGCGCTTGGCAACTTCCACAGCTTTCCGGCAGCCATTTAAAAAAATATCAATATTTTCTTTTTTACCTGCTGCCAGTGTATTGGCCCCATTTCCACCTTTATCTACTACAAAAACGCCCATTTCCATCTTCAAACGAAGCATTTCCTTAGCTATTTTCTCCTGCTCTTCTACGGGCCGGCCCATCATACCATTGTCTTCCAATGCCATGAATCCCTGGTCAGCCATGAATTTCAACTGATCAATTACATCTTTCCCTACACTATTCTGGAACATACCAAAATGTGAGGCATATTTAAGTTTAAATTTATTCGGAGCAAGTGTTCCAGTAGGATTGGCAAAAGTTTCACCTGCTGCAATTGCAGCGCCAGCCACCCCTAATGTAGATTTCACAAAATTTCTGCGGAGCATATCTTTCTTTACGTTATGGTTTTAGACATGTAAAGATGGTTTTTATTAAAATATACCCCAAAAACTAATTTCTTAAATGAATTACCTTGCTACAAATTATTTTGCCAGGAAGAAATGCCACGAATACACTAATTTTCACTAAGTGATAGTTTATGGCCCGTCATATCTTTATGCCTGTTAAGTGTTTCTTTTCTTTTTACGTTTTTCTTTTTTGGTTTTAATTTCAACCGGTGAGGCAATGACTTCTTCTACCGGCTGCGGGAAATAAGGAGCCAGTTCTTTTTTTATTTCTTCTCTGAAAGCATTTTTCACTCCTTCCAGCGCAGCTTCTTTCACTTCTCCGTCTATCTGATTTCCTTTTAATAATTTCACAACAGACTCTTCACCGGGCCAGCTTCCTCCCAAATATCGCGCAGCGCTTGAACGAACTGAAACCGGATCATTGGTATTTAATGCAGCAGATCTTAGCAGGTATACGGCCTCAGTACTTCCCACTGTCTGAATAGACGCCAGTAACGCCACTTTTTTCTTATCGTTTAAAGTTTCCAGCTTTTCAGAAACGTAAGACAGACCCGCCTGTTCAAGAAGTAATCCTCCTGCATCCCGGCCAATTACTTCATCAGATTTAGACAAAGCAAGGTCAAATAACCGGTCATTTTCCGAATCAGGCTGGTACCGGGTTACCAGTTCAATATAATCCCCGGTTCCGTAGGTTTCGTCCAGCAATTTATTCAGGGCTGTTAATCCCTGCTGAGAGTTACTAACAAAGGATTTATCCAAATGTAATAATGCCAGTTTGCTTACTTCAATACGATCCGACGACGGCACGGTCATTACATGAAGCAATGCCTGGGATTTTTCATAACCTGCATGAAAAAAATCAAATGCACGGAAATATTTTAACCTGCTCTTAAAATTCACTGCTGTATCGGATGCCAAAGTAGTCAGAAAAGGAATTGCCTTCCGGGTACGTGCCAGCCAGATAATGTCTTTCCCAGCTGGTGAGCGCTCAGGATTTGCACCGGTTTTTGCCAGCCAGGCAGGAAAAATCCGCTCCCATTGACCTATAGCACCGATACTCAGCGCTTCTACCGACCAACGATCATTCCCTTTATATTGCTGGGCTAATTGCAGCCAGACATCCAGGGCTTCATACGTATGGTTATGATTGATGGCCAGGGCACATTCACGACGAACCTGTGGGTTTGGGTCGGCTGTCAACCTTTTGATATATTCAGTCGGGTCACTGTTGCGCTGGCGAACAGCACGAAGAGCAACAATTCTCAGATTCGGATTAAGTTCTCTGAATCCAATATCCAGGTTCCGGTAATTAAATCCTTCAATATTATTCAAAACCCATAATGCACGAGCTCGCAAACGAGGATTTCCATCATATTGGCGAAACAGGTTTTCCAACTCTGTTTCAGCTTCCCAGCCCAATTTAACACAAGCATTCCACGCCATATAACGCATGGATAAATTAGGGCTTTGTAATGCTTTTACCGCTTCCGCAGGAGACGTCAAATCATATACGGGAATTCTATAGGGCACACCCGGAGGCGCAATCCGGTATAATCTGCCCCTGCTTTTATCCTTCATTTTATTTCCTCCTATTACCGGATCATACCAGTCTGACACAATCAAAGATCCGTCGGGCGCTACACAAACATCAGAAGGCCGGAACCATTTATCGCGCTTACCTTCCATAACCGGCAGAATACCAGTTGATTTGTATCCAGCACCGTCGTCTGCAACGGGAAATGAATTTAAAGCATTTTGGCCTGCATCAGCTAAGATAACCTGATCCCAAAAGCGGCGTGGCAGTAAATTTCCCTCGTAAACCGTCATGCCCATTGGGAAACCGGAACCTGTCTGTAACAGATTTGGTACTACGCCAGGATCGTTCTGGTGCCAGTGGCGTCTCGGAATTTCATCTTCCAGATTGGTCCTGTTAACACGCCAGCTGTTACCGTTCATCTCATCAATATATCCAAAATTCCCGTTCTCCATGACATAAGAAACCCTGTCACTGCCATTTCCCGGCTCTTCCTGATCCGACTGCCACATAGTTCCGTAACTGTCAACGGCCACTTCAAACCCATTCCGAAAGTTTTCTGCCAGAATTTCTACTTTTCTGAAATCCTGGTCACACCGGAAAACCACACCTTGTTTATATTGCCTGAAATTGATTGGCCTTTCATATTTATCCAGTAACGGCCGGTCCTGCCCGTCTACGAGCTGCCTGCCTGCATTGCCATAATTGAAATAGAACTTTCCATCCGGCCCAAATACGAACGCATGAATACCTGCATCGTTCTGAACTCCTCCAATTCCTTTAAACAGTACTTCTTTTTTATCCGCTTTATCATCTCCGTTTGTATCTGTAAAAAGCCATACATACGGACTTTGGGAAACGATCACTTTATTGCCCATCACCCATATTCCGGATGGAGCATTTATTTCAGATCCCTGGTAAAATACTTTAGTAATATCTGCTTTGCCATCTCCGTCTTTATCTTCAAGGATCAGGATACGATCACCCATACCTAACTCGGATTTACCGTTTACGGCAGGCCGGTAATTGTAACCTTCCAAAACCCAAACCCTGCCCCGGTGGTCTACATCAATATTTGTTGGATTGGTCAGGTTTGGTTCAGCTGCAAACAGCGTTGCTTCCAACCCTTCTGCAATGTCAAGTCCTGCAACCGCATTGATCGTAAATCTTTTTTCAGATTCCGAAAGATGTGCATAAATGCTGTCAGGATGAATTATTACCAGTGAATCAGGTGCTTGGCAAAAACCGCGGGTAAAAGAAGAGCAAATAATTACTGCAATTAATACAGTAATTTTATTAAATTTAAATTGTTTCAAAACGTACTTGGATGATGCGGATATTATTCAAAAAAACATTTAAAATTACCTTATGTTTGTTGAATAAAGAAATGAAGTGATATAAAAACAGTGCTACAATATTTATAAGAACTAGTTTGACGGAACAAAATATCAGAAATAATGATTTCTGATTAAAGTTATAATAACAGGCTATAATGGAAGATTTAATCAAAAAAATGATGGAGGCCAATACGCTGTCCGAGCACGAAGCCGTAAGCAAAGCCTGTACAGATTACCTGGCTACTGCCACGGATGACGAACGTCGCGATATTAAAGAGGCAATAAAGAAAAAGGCGAACAGCATTATTTCAGACTCTTCCGAAACGCGTAAAAAAGCACTGGAATTCATTGCCAAAATAAAAATGAGGATATTCCCTTAGAAAATTATGGTCTGAAATATTGGAAAGCATTCATGTAAATAAATGCTTTCTATGTCTGTTACTTCTTCTTCAAACGGCTCATATACTCCACAAGGTTCACAAGTTCGTCAGTGGTCATGGCATCCTGACATATTCATTAAATTCAATCTTAAAATAATAAATAATTATTTCACAAACTTACCATTATTTTGTTATATAACAAAACAATAGTAAGTTTATGAAATCTTCATCTACAAAAGTGCTTTCCTAAACGTGAAAGAAAAAATTAAGCAGCTCATCGCTGAACATTTGATTAGAAAGGCAAGGCTAAAAACCACATTGCATAATTTGGATGCTATTGGTGCAATTAATAATAATATTTTAAATAATATTCTTGATGAAATAAGGGAAATCGATGAATCAATACAAAAACTTAAAGAAATACTTAAACTACTTTAGAAATTTCAGTTTAATACTTTGCCAAAACACTCACAATGGAAAATTTAATTAAGAAATTAAAAGACGCAATTACGATTAGTGACTATGATGCTGCAAGTAAAGCCTGCTTGGATTATTTTGCATTAGCGACCGAAGAAGAACGAAATGATATAAGGAAAGCAATAAGGCAAAAAGCAGATGAAATTATGCTGGAAGCCGTTCAAACACGTCAAAAGGCATCAGAGCTCATTGCCACATTTGAAAACCAGGATGTGTCAATTGAAATAGACGGACAAAAATATCCGTTAAGTGAGTGGGTTACAATGAAGGAATATTGCAGGCGTTTTGGGTTAAAAAATACGATGATAATAAACAACTGGATTAACAGGAAAATTATACCGAGAGAAAATATATTAAATATTGGTCAGCTTAATAATTTAAGACTGATTAAGGCAGTACCATATAAAGAGTGAAGATATATTACATTAAAGGGAGATCGGTTACACAAATCTCCCTTTAATAATCATATTACTTCTTCTTCAAACTGCTCATATACTCTACCAGGTTCACAAGTTCGTCAGTGGTCATGGCATCCTGAAGACCGGCCGGCATCATAGAATCTTTCATTTGCTTCATTGATTTCACTTGCGACATTTTATATTCCTGGGTAGATCCGCCAGGAAATTTCAGGATCAGATCCGTTTCAGTTTTGCTGGAAACAATGCCCGATACGGTCGAACCATCCTTGAAAGTAACTTCAAAACCTTCATAACCAAAACCAATACCTGCACTTGGTTCATAGATCGCTGCATACAATGCTTCCTTTGGTAATTTGCCGCCGATTTCCGAAAGCT from Dyadobacter sp. NIV53 carries:
- a CDS encoding hydroxypyruvate isomerase family protein, yielding MLRRNFVKSTLGVAGAAIAAGETFANPTGTLAPNKFKLKYASHFGMFQNSVGKDVIDQLKFMADQGFMALEDNGMMGRPVEEQEKIAKEMLRLKMEMGVFVVDKGGNGANTLAAGKKENIDIFLNGCRKAVEVAKRVNAKWMTVVPGDFERNLPIGVQTGHVIDALRRGAEILEPAGLVMVLEPLSDSPNLFLRTSDQTYEICRGVNSKSCKILYDIYHMQKNEGRLIHNIDMTWSEIDYFQIGDEPGRNEPTTGEINYKNIFKYIYDRSKKENKSFIMGMEHGVSQKGKEGETALIKAYVDSDNFAM
- a CDS encoding PVC-type heme-binding CxxCH protein gives rise to the protein MKQFKFNKITVLIAVIICSSFTRGFCQAPDSLVIIHPDSIYAHLSESEKRFTINAVAGLDIAEGLEATLFAAEPNLTNPTNIDVDHRGRVWVLEGYNYRPAVNGKSELGMGDRILILEDKDGDGKADITKVFYQGSEINAPSGIWVMGNKVIVSQSPYVWLFTDTNGDDKADKKEVLFKGIGGVQNDAGIHAFVFGPDGKFYFNYGNAGRQLVDGQDRPLLDKYERPINFRQYKQGVVFRCDQDFRKVEILAENFRNGFEVAVDSYGTMWQSDQEEPGNGSDRVSYVMENGNFGYIDEMNGNSWRVNRTNLEDEIPRRHWHQNDPGVVPNLLQTGSGFPMGMTVYEGNLLPRRFWDQVILADAGQNALNSFPVADDGAGYKSTGILPVMEGKRDKWFRPSDVCVAPDGSLIVSDWYDPVIGGNKMKDKSRGRLYRIAPPGVPYRIPVYDLTSPAEAVKALQSPNLSMRYMAWNACVKLGWEAETELENLFRQYDGNPRLRARALWVLNNIEGFNYRNLDIGFRELNPNLRIVALRAVRQRNSDPTEYIKRLTADPNPQVRRECALAINHNHTYEALDVWLQLAQQYKGNDRWSVEALSIGAIGQWERIFPAWLAKTGANPERSPAGKDIIWLARTRKAIPFLTTLASDTAVNFKSRLKYFRAFDFFHAGYEKSQALLHVMTVPSSDRIEVSKLALLHLDKSFVSNSQQGLTALNKLLDETYGTGDYIELVTRYQPDSENDRLFDLALSKSDEVIGRDAGGLLLEQAGLSYVSEKLETLNDKKKVALLASIQTVGSTEAVYLLRSAALNTNDPVSVRSSAARYLGGSWPGEESVVKLLKGNQIDGEVKEAALEGVKNAFREEIKKELAPYFPQPVEEVIASPVEIKTKKEKRKKKRNT
- a CDS encoding isoamylase early set domain-containing protein; the encoded protein is MALTKQFVKSKSVYKVTFTVPAEAAVETKKVALVGEFNGWNPEEGIALKKQKDGSFKGTLELGAGEYQFKYILDDAKWENDWEADKYVPAGVDATAENSVVVL